One stretch of Trichocoleus desertorum ATA4-8-CV12 DNA includes these proteins:
- the ppk1 gene encoding polyphosphate kinase 1 — protein MPKTKKIIAEPSLIDSQYYFSREMSWLEFNNRVLHEAFDPRTPLIERCKFMAIFSSNLDEYFMVRVSALKQQVEAKVSQLTSDGRKPQEQLDAICDRLRPMVIKQHRHFEQALRPQLANQGIYLLDYMDLNQEQRIYLQRYFEEQIFPVLTPLAVDPSHPFPYISNLSLNLAVVIQDPETEEEFFARVKVPKVLPRFLQLPENLQLQHKGQGGVWTGVPLEQVVAHNLESLFPGMNIQEYYPFRITRNADLELEEDEADDLMLAIEQELRKRRFGGSVVRLEIQSSTPPAVREMLIQEMSLEESDLYEVEGMLGLSDLMSFLALPRPDLKDAPWAPIVPARLRRLSPPGSDRSNAEGEDAEDFFSVIRKQDLMVHHPYQSFSGTVQRFIMQAAHDPDVLAIKMTLYRTSGDSPILNALIAAAENGKQVAVLVELKARFDEENNINWARKLEKVGVHVVYGLVGLKTHTKIALVVRREENRIRRYVHIGTGNYNPKTARIYTDIGLLSCRDELGADLTDLFNYLTGYSRQHSYRKLIVAPVNLRDRMLSLIYREIENCKNGLPSRIVAKMNALVDKRIIVALYEASQAGVQIDLIIRGICCLRPGIKGISDNIRVVSIVGRFLEHSRIFYFHNRGDDEVFIGSADWMPRNLDRRVEAIVPIEDADLKKDLQEILGIMLSDNRHAWELQPNGRYIQRRPAAECPELSSQKILMEMAASSTI, from the coding sequence ATGCCGAAAACTAAAAAGATCATTGCTGAGCCAAGCCTAATTGACTCCCAGTACTATTTCAGTCGCGAGATGAGCTGGCTGGAATTTAATAACCGGGTCTTGCATGAAGCCTTTGACCCCCGCACTCCTCTGATAGAGCGCTGCAAGTTTATGGCTATTTTTAGCTCGAACTTGGATGAGTATTTTATGGTGCGGGTGTCAGCGCTAAAGCAGCAAGTAGAAGCAAAGGTCAGCCAGCTCACCTCAGATGGCCGTAAGCCCCAAGAGCAACTTGATGCCATCTGCGATCGCCTCCGCCCAATGGTAATCAAGCAGCATCGACACTTTGAGCAAGCCCTACGCCCTCAACTCGCCAACCAAGGCATTTATCTGCTCGACTACATGGACTTAAACCAAGAGCAGCGGATTTATTTGCAGCGCTACTTTGAAGAGCAGATCTTTCCGGTTCTCACGCCTCTGGCCGTCGATCCTAGCCATCCCTTCCCCTACATTTCCAATCTCAGCCTCAACTTGGCAGTGGTGATTCAAGATCCAGAGACAGAGGAAGAATTTTTCGCCCGCGTCAAGGTTCCTAAAGTGCTGCCCCGCTTCTTGCAGTTACCGGAAAACTTACAGCTACAGCATAAGGGCCAAGGAGGAGTTTGGACGGGGGTGCCGCTAGAACAAGTAGTCGCCCATAACCTGGAGTCTTTGTTTCCAGGCATGAACATTCAAGAATACTATCCCTTCCGGATCACCCGTAATGCAGACCTCGAACTGGAAGAAGATGAAGCCGATGATTTGATGCTCGCGATCGAGCAGGAATTACGGAAGCGGCGGTTTGGCGGTTCGGTGGTGCGTTTAGAGATTCAATCGTCTACCCCACCCGCAGTACGGGAAATGTTGATTCAAGAGATGTCGCTAGAGGAAAGTGATCTCTATGAAGTGGAAGGCATGCTAGGGCTGAGCGATCTGATGTCCTTTTTAGCCTTGCCACGGCCAGATCTCAAAGATGCGCCTTGGGCTCCCATTGTCCCCGCCCGGTTGCGGCGGCTCAGCCCACCCGGAAGCGATCGCAGTAATGCAGAAGGTGAGGACGCAGAAGACTTTTTCTCTGTGATTCGTAAACAAGACTTGATGGTGCATCACCCCTATCAGTCATTTTCTGGGACCGTACAACGCTTCATCATGCAGGCCGCCCACGACCCAGATGTGCTAGCAATCAAAATGACGCTCTACCGCACCTCTGGAGATTCGCCTATCCTCAATGCCCTCATTGCTGCTGCCGAGAATGGCAAACAGGTAGCCGTCTTAGTGGAACTGAAAGCTCGCTTTGATGAAGAAAACAACATCAACTGGGCCCGTAAGCTGGAAAAAGTGGGTGTACATGTGGTCTATGGCCTGGTAGGGCTGAAAACTCATACCAAAATTGCTCTAGTGGTGCGACGCGAAGAGAACCGCATTCGCCGCTACGTCCACATTGGCACCGGAAACTACAATCCCAAAACAGCACGGATTTACACCGATATTGGCTTATTGAGCTGTCGCGATGAGTTAGGAGCAGATTTAACCGATCTGTTCAACTACTTAACGGGTTATTCCCGCCAGCACTCCTATCGCAAGTTGATAGTCGCTCCAGTAAACTTGCGCGATCGCATGTTGAGCTTGATCTACCGGGAGATAGAAAACTGCAAAAATGGCCTTCCCAGCCGCATTGTCGCCAAGATGAATGCTTTGGTAGATAAGCGAATTATCGTCGCTTTATATGAAGCCTCTCAAGCAGGCGTCCAGATTGACTTAATTATTCGAGGTATCTGTTGTCTGCGCCCTGGTATTAAAGGCATCAGTGACAATATTCGGGTGGTCAGTATTGTGGGCCGTTTTCTGGAGCACTCCCGCATCTTTTACTTCCACAACCGAGGCGACGATGAAGTGTTTATTGGCAGCGCAGATTGGATGCCACGCAACTTAGACCGCCGAGTAGAAGCCATTGTCCCCATCGAAGACGCAGACCTGAAAAAAGATTTACAAGAAATTTTGGGGATCATGCTCTCCGACAATCGCCACGCCTGGGAACTACAGCCGAATGGTCGCTATATTCAACGTCGTCCCGCTGCCGAATGCCCAGAGCTGAGTTCGCAGAAAATCCTCATGGAAATGGCAGCCAGCTCAACAATTTAA
- a CDS encoding porin family protein, with amino-acid sequence MNLSLKSIAAFSALSVIAIAPLLSAGSASAQPRKGFSDSYVGAGVAAGVTNGGQNNDAATFGGTIDGRFGLRKAPVSLRGSVVYSDDTSAIIPMITYDQGITKNTQVYGGVGYSFVEANGQPTPMGNDDAVVLTAGVESKVTKDVVVYGNTKWGLNAYQNGPADSLTFSAGAGLRF; translated from the coding sequence ATGAACCTCTCTCTGAAATCCATTGCTGCTTTTTCTGCTTTGTCTGTAATTGCGATCGCTCCTCTCCTCTCCGCTGGCTCCGCTTCTGCTCAACCTAGAAAAGGATTTAGCGATAGCTATGTAGGTGCAGGTGTGGCTGCGGGTGTCACCAACGGTGGTCAAAATAACGATGCTGCAACCTTTGGTGGCACAATTGATGGTCGCTTCGGCCTCCGCAAAGCTCCCGTTTCTCTGCGCGGTTCAGTTGTTTACAGCGACGACACTAGCGCCATCATTCCTATGATCACTTATGACCAAGGAATCACTAAAAACACCCAAGTTTACGGCGGTGTTGGCTACTCCTTTGTGGAAGCAAACGGCCAACCCACCCCAATGGGTAACGATGATGCAGTTGTATTGACCGCCGGGGTTGAATCTAAAGTCACCAAAGATGTTGTGGTTTATGGCAACACCAAGTGGGGCCTCAATGCTTATCAAAATGGCCCTGCTGATTCTCTAACCTTCAGCGCTGGTGCTGGCCTACGCTTCTAA
- a CDS encoding response regulator, giving the protein MTTVNIMVVEDESIVAKDLQNRLKKFGYAVPVVAASGEEAILRASENHLDLVLMDIRLKGAIDGIEAARQIHHRFQLPIIYLTAYADDDTLARAKQTQPFGYILKPFKERELNTTIEITLARHRLEKQLQEREQWLSTVLRSIADAVITIDTTGLITFMNPVAESLTGWKQAQALGKPAIAVFQTEDEATQRVFQQPISSLLEDSIGPKTAVETSLKCSEDQSIPIEYSLTPLQNDQNLMMGAVLVFRDLTEQIKAKEAIRQQAEQARLLAELQKLNHLKDDFLSTVSHELRTPMSNMKMALQMLTIATNAERQQRYLEILKAECAREIDLINDLLDLQRLEASAYPTFLVEAINLQDWFSSLIEPFRSRLQEHQQVLNIDLPENSPPLITDRSSLERMLGELLNNACKYTPAGGEIILKVEQVTSPSPISPVVPFTRLIIQNQAEIPPTEILRIFDKFYRVPHADPWKQGGTGLGLALVKRLVEQLQGTIQVESSHGWTVFTIHLPPLNVVTLQRAG; this is encoded by the coding sequence ATGACAACTGTAAACATAATGGTGGTTGAGGATGAAAGCATTGTCGCCAAGGACTTGCAAAACAGACTGAAGAAGTTTGGGTATGCAGTGCCTGTGGTTGCTGCCTCTGGTGAAGAAGCCATTTTAAGGGCATCTGAGAATCACTTAGATTTGGTCTTAATGGATATTCGCCTCAAAGGTGCGATCGACGGAATTGAAGCAGCCAGACAAATTCACCACCGCTTTCAGCTGCCAATTATTTATTTAACCGCTTATGCGGATGACGACACCTTAGCTCGTGCTAAGCAAACTCAACCGTTTGGCTATATATTAAAACCCTTTAAAGAACGAGAACTGAATACAACGATCGAAATTACTTTAGCGAGGCATCGGCTAGAGAAGCAGTTGCAAGAACGAGAGCAGTGGCTGTCAACTGTTTTGAGAAGTATCGCGGATGCCGTGATTACGATTGATACGACAGGGTTGATTACGTTCATGAACCCTGTAGCGGAGAGTCTAACGGGATGGAAGCAAGCACAAGCTCTTGGAAAGCCTGCGATCGCTGTTTTCCAGACCGAGGACGAGGCCACCCAGAGAGTCTTCCAGCAACCCATCAGCAGCCTCTTGGAGGACAGTATTGGCCCAAAAACTGCTGTAGAAACTAGCCTTAAGTGCAGCGAAGACCAAAGTATTCCCATTGAGTACAGTTTGACGCCGTTGCAAAATGACCAAAACCTGATGATGGGTGCTGTTTTAGTCTTCCGCGATCTCACCGAGCAGATCAAAGCCAAGGAAGCGATTCGCCAGCAGGCTGAACAAGCTCGACTCCTAGCAGAACTGCAAAAACTGAATCACCTCAAAGATGACTTTTTGAGCACAGTGTCCCATGAGCTACGGACACCGATGTCGAACATGAAAATGGCGCTGCAAATGCTGACGATCGCCACTAATGCTGAACGCCAACAGCGTTATCTGGAAATTCTAAAGGCAGAATGTGCCCGTGAAATTGACCTCATCAACGACCTACTAGATCTACAGCGCTTAGAAGCATCGGCTTATCCTACCTTTCTGGTGGAGGCGATCAACCTGCAAGATTGGTTCTCTAGCCTAATTGAGCCTTTCCGCTCCCGCCTGCAAGAACATCAGCAGGTGCTCAACATTGATCTGCCAGAAAACTCCCCGCCCTTAATTACCGATCGCTCTAGCTTGGAGCGCATGTTAGGCGAACTGCTGAATAACGCTTGCAAATATACTCCAGCAGGCGGTGAGATTATTCTGAAGGTAGAGCAAGTGACCAGTCCCTCACCGATCTCCCCGGTAGTCCCCTTTACCCGCCTGATTATCCAAAACCAAGCAGAAATTCCGCCGACAGAAATCCTGCGAATTTTCGACAAATTTTATCGAGTCCCCCATGCTGACCCCTGGAAGCAAGGAGGGACTGGTTTAGGACTAGCCTTGGTCAAGCGCCTAGTAGAACAACTGCAAGGTACCATTCAGGTCGAGAGCAGTCACGGTTGGACGGTCTTTACGATTCATCTGCCACCGTTGAACGTCGTGACGCTGCAAAGAGCAGGCTGA
- a CDS encoding DUF2854 domain-containing protein → MLRQTSLGTLGLAVGGALTVIGFVAYFSSNATLNLVGFFYGIPLLLGGLALKASELTPVPFTQPTPPEIVELRDQQATTTQNQIRKDVTRYRYGQSAHLDSSLSHLGLSPTNEERPELIGVRESKINDAYALILEFNSPLISLETWQQKQAKIESFFGPGIRVQLTQPAERQIEVALITASVAATPATS, encoded by the coding sequence ATGTTACGTCAAACTTCTCTAGGAACGCTGGGATTGGCAGTAGGTGGGGCTCTAACCGTGATCGGTTTTGTAGCTTACTTCTCTAGCAACGCTACCTTAAATCTTGTAGGGTTCTTTTATGGCATTCCGCTGCTTCTAGGAGGGTTGGCGCTGAAAGCTTCAGAACTCACACCCGTTCCGTTTACCCAACCCACGCCGCCAGAGATCGTGGAGCTACGAGATCAGCAAGCAACTACAACCCAAAATCAGATCCGTAAAGATGTAACCCGCTATCGGTACGGTCAATCGGCTCACTTAGACAGTTCTCTGAGCCACTTAGGTCTTAGCCCTACCAATGAGGAACGCCCAGAGCTAATTGGGGTGCGTGAGAGCAAAATCAATGATGCTTATGCCTTAATTTTGGAGTTCAATTCGCCGCTGATTTCTCTAGAAACTTGGCAACAGAAGCAAGCCAAAATAGAGAGTTTTTTTGGTCCTGGCATTCGCGTACAACTCACCCAGCCCGCAGAGCGACAAATTGAAGTGGCGCTGATTACGGCTTCTGTCGCTGCAACTCCTGCGACCAGCTAA
- the sir gene encoding sulfite reductase, ferredoxin dependent, giving the protein MVKTPTPTPVVRKPSKVEGLKERSQFLREPVASELLLDTNSFTEDAIQILKFHGSYQQDNRDNRVKGQEKDYQFMLRTRSPGGFIPPQLYLTLDQLSETYGNGTLRATTRQGFQIHGILKKNLRVAIAEIIKSMGSTLGACGDLNRNVMAPPAPYKNRPEYLYAHEYANSIADLLTPQTGAYYEIWLDGEKFVSAEERPEVKAARQSNGNGTIFHEGEEPIYGTYYMPRKFKIAVTIPGDNSIDLYSQDLSLVVITNEQNELEGFNILAGGGLGRTHGKEDTFPRIADPLGYVDKADIYDAVKAIVATQRDNGNRSDRRHSRLKYLMEEWGVDKFRTEVEQYFGKPLQPFKPLPEFKYLDFLGWQEQGDGKLFVGIPIENGRVKDEGAFQLKTALREIVKQFNLPMLLTGSQDAILYDINPGDRAAIQAIFDRCGIQADPDKIDSLVRYSMACPALPTCGLAVTESERIMPEILERIRALLDKVGLEQEHFIIRMTGCPNGCARPYLAELGFVGSAPEHYQVWLGASPNQTRLSQPYVEKLHINDLEIGLEPIFVYFKQSRTAGESFGDFCDRVGLEAIRQFSVAYQSDPPELVSSYAATVNTANDEAIASVSETDGLGKVRRRITVREDLYASLQAMAAQQGKKVSQLATEAIAAYVEANQKP; this is encoded by the coding sequence ATGGTTAAAACTCCGACTCCAACTCCCGTGGTTCGCAAACCTTCTAAGGTAGAAGGTCTTAAGGAACGTAGCCAATTTTTACGTGAGCCTGTTGCAAGTGAATTGCTACTGGATACCAACAGCTTTACAGAAGACGCGATTCAAATTCTCAAGTTTCATGGTTCCTATCAGCAGGACAATCGGGACAACCGGGTCAAGGGGCAGGAGAAAGACTACCAGTTCATGCTGCGAACTCGGAGTCCGGGTGGCTTTATTCCACCGCAGCTGTACCTGACTTTAGATCAATTGTCAGAAACCTATGGCAATGGCACGCTCCGAGCCACGACTCGGCAAGGGTTTCAAATTCACGGCATTCTGAAGAAGAATTTGCGAGTGGCGATCGCGGAAATCATCAAAAGCATGGGTTCCACTTTAGGAGCTTGTGGGGATCTGAACCGTAATGTGATGGCACCGCCTGCGCCGTACAAGAATCGGCCTGAGTATCTCTACGCCCATGAATACGCCAATAGCATTGCCGACTTACTAACTCCCCAAACAGGCGCTTATTACGAAATTTGGTTGGATGGCGAAAAGTTTGTTAGTGCGGAAGAGCGTCCAGAGGTCAAAGCCGCACGCCAAAGCAACGGCAATGGCACTATTTTTCATGAAGGTGAGGAGCCGATTTACGGCACTTACTACATGCCCCGCAAATTTAAGATTGCGGTGACGATCCCCGGTGACAACTCGATTGACCTGTACTCCCAAGATTTAAGCTTGGTCGTCATTACCAACGAGCAAAATGAGCTAGAAGGGTTCAATATTTTAGCGGGGGGTGGTTTAGGTCGGACTCACGGTAAGGAAGACACTTTCCCTCGGATTGCTGATCCTTTAGGCTATGTGGATAAAGCGGATATCTACGACGCAGTGAAAGCGATCGTGGCCACTCAGCGAGACAATGGCAACCGCAGCGATCGCCGTCACTCCCGCCTGAAGTACTTGATGGAAGAGTGGGGTGTGGACAAGTTTCGCACTGAGGTCGAGCAGTACTTTGGCAAACCGCTGCAACCCTTCAAGCCGTTGCCTGAGTTTAAGTACTTAGATTTTCTGGGCTGGCAAGAACAAGGAGATGGCAAGCTGTTTGTTGGCATTCCGATCGAGAATGGTCGGGTGAAGGACGAGGGTGCCTTCCAGCTCAAAACGGCGTTGCGGGAAATTGTCAAGCAGTTCAATCTGCCCATGCTGTTGACAGGTAGCCAAGATGCCATTCTGTACGACATCAATCCAGGCGATCGCGCTGCCATTCAAGCCATATTCGATCGCTGTGGCATTCAGGCTGATCCTGACAAAATTGATTCTCTCGTGCGCTATTCGATGGCCTGTCCCGCTTTGCCTACTTGTGGCTTGGCGGTGACTGAGTCGGAGCGAATTATGCCAGAGATTCTGGAACGGATTCGCGCTCTGCTAGATAAAGTGGGTCTGGAACAAGAGCACTTTATTATTCGAATGACAGGTTGCCCCAACGGTTGCGCCCGTCCATACTTAGCAGAATTGGGCTTCGTAGGCAGTGCTCCAGAGCATTATCAAGTTTGGCTGGGTGCTTCTCCTAACCAAACTCGCTTATCTCAGCCTTATGTGGAGAAGCTCCACATTAACGATTTAGAAATTGGCCTAGAACCAATTTTTGTCTACTTCAAGCAATCTCGCACAGCCGGAGAGAGTTTTGGAGATTTCTGCGATCGCGTTGGCCTAGAGGCCATTCGGCAGTTTTCTGTCGCTTACCAATCTGACCCGCCTGAGCTGGTTAGCAGCTACGCCGCCACGGTTAACACTGCCAATGATGAAGCGATCGCTAGTGTGAGCGAGACCGATGGGCTTGGTAAAGTCCGTCGCCGCATCACAGTACGAGAAGACCTTTATGCTAGTCTGCAAGCGATGGCTGCCCAGCAAGGTAAGAAGGTATCTCAACTGGCTACTGAGGCGATCGCAGCTTATGTAGAAGCTAACCAAAAGCCATAG
- a CDS encoding chlororespiratory reduction protein 7 produces the protein MPDPLMYRQDHFVVLEANQPEQFLTAAELLSKLETVLEQRQDDLPQDLQKLSSISAQAQYLLDTSCELDMEPGNFLQWYAVRLEKEK, from the coding sequence ATGCCCGACCCTCTGATGTATAGACAAGACCATTTTGTGGTTCTAGAAGCCAATCAACCAGAACAGTTTCTGACGGCGGCTGAGTTGCTCAGCAAACTAGAGACCGTTTTGGAGCAACGGCAAGACGATCTGCCTCAAGATTTGCAGAAACTTAGTTCTATCTCCGCCCAGGCCCAATATCTGCTAGATACTTCCTGCGAGCTAGATATGGAGCCTGGTAATTTTTTGCAGTGGTACGCTGTTAGGTTAGAAAAAGAAAAATAG
- a CDS encoding response regulator transcription factor, whose amino-acid sequence MLSCMRSALRVLVVDDHELTRLSLKLALQNQSNIELVGLASNGQEAVELVKRQHPDVIIIDLQMPVLDGLSASTQIKSFAPNIRIIAYSSVDDPQTEVMIQTANIDAFCKKDVATNELVALVKELGQAAKNASA is encoded by the coding sequence ATGTTATCTTGTATGCGCTCTGCCCTCCGTGTTCTTGTTGTCGATGATCATGAGTTGACTCGACTCAGCCTCAAGCTTGCCCTACAGAATCAATCCAATATTGAACTAGTGGGTCTAGCAAGTAATGGTCAGGAAGCAGTCGAGCTAGTTAAGCGTCAGCATCCTGATGTGATCATTATTGATTTACAGATGCCAGTTTTGGATGGTTTAAGCGCATCCACCCAGATTAAAAGTTTCGCCCCTAATATCCGGATTATTGCTTACTCCTCTGTGGACGATCCTCAAACAGAGGTCATGATTCAGACGGCAAATATTGATGCTTTTTGTAAGAAAGACGTGGCTACCAACGAGCTTGTGGCTTTAGTCAAAGAGCTAGGGCAAGCCGCCAAGAATGCCAGTGCTTAA
- a CDS encoding YegS/Rv2252/BmrU family lipid kinase, whose protein sequence is MIRSACLIFNPIAGQSDPEQDLAQIRALLEPEMNLEILSTTKIVDADQLAYNAVQRGVEAVIASGGDGTLSATAAALVGTDIPLGVISRGTANAFANALGIPDSIEAACATILAGKTKKVDAAYCNGKPMLLLAGIGFEAETVEQADRAAKNRLGMLAYILAGVKQLGHLPSFEAEIETDEHIIQVSASAITIANAAPATSILAQGPAGVIFDDGLLDLTVVAPRNVAGAIAASYHLLQSALTGNATERDDIGYLRAKRLKVSTEPPQKVVLDGELIGTTPIEVECVSQGLTIFAPANTEAPLEEKLEGLPNLVVVSKPQAEPQHDE, encoded by the coding sequence ATGATTCGCTCTGCTTGTCTCATTTTCAATCCCATTGCTGGTCAAAGTGATCCAGAGCAAGACTTAGCCCAGATCCGGGCTTTATTGGAGCCAGAGATGAACTTAGAGATCCTCTCAACAACCAAAATCGTTGATGCGGATCAACTGGCCTACAACGCGGTGCAACGAGGAGTTGAAGCCGTGATTGCCTCTGGAGGTGATGGTACTTTGTCGGCAACCGCAGCAGCTCTAGTAGGCACTGATATTCCTCTAGGTGTGATTTCACGCGGCACCGCCAACGCTTTTGCCAATGCCCTCGGCATTCCTGACAGTATCGAAGCTGCTTGCGCCACTATCTTGGCAGGAAAAACCAAAAAGGTGGATGCGGCTTACTGTAACGGCAAACCCATGCTCTTGCTAGCAGGGATCGGCTTTGAAGCTGAGACGGTTGAACAAGCAGACCGAGCTGCTAAAAATCGCTTGGGCATGCTGGCCTATATCTTGGCAGGAGTCAAACAACTGGGGCATCTGCCCTCGTTTGAGGCAGAAATTGAAACTGATGAACACATCATTCAAGTCTCAGCCTCAGCCATTACGATCGCCAATGCTGCCCCAGCAACCTCGATCTTGGCGCAAGGACCAGCAGGGGTCATTTTTGATGATGGTCTGCTCGATTTAACCGTAGTGGCTCCACGTAACGTAGCAGGGGCGATCGCCGCTTCTTATCACCTGCTCCAGTCAGCTTTGACAGGCAACGCTACAGAGCGAGACGACATTGGCTATCTGCGAGCGAAACGCCTCAAAGTGTCAACTGAGCCACCCCAGAAGGTAGTTTTAGATGGGGAACTAATTGGCACAACTCCCATCGAAGTAGAGTGTGTATCCCAAGGACTAACTATCTTTGCGCCTGCTAACACTGAAGCGCCTCTAGAAGAAAAGTTGGAAGGTTTGCCCAACTTAGTGGTAGTTTCTAAGCCTCAAGCTGAGCCGCAGCATGATGAATAA